The sequence CTGCGCCCATAGGTGATCCACTGGGCTCACACCTCACCGCTCTTCTGTCTTCCGGGAGTCAGGCGGACCATGTTCGCCATCTCCCGGAGGTTCTGGTGGCCATCTATGGAGCCGGAGATCCGGGAGTATGTCGATGCTTGCTCTGTCTGTGCCCGCAATAAATCCTCCAACAGATCTCGCATGGGCGTGCTCAATCCGCTTCCCATTCCCTCCCGGCCATTTTCAGACATTTCCCTGGATTTCGTCACAGGACTTCCACTCTCTCAAGGTAACAACACAGTCCTGACCGTGGTGAACCGATTTTCCAAGATGGTTAGATTTATTGCCTTGCCTAAACTTCCATCAGCCAGAGAAACAGCAGAAATCATGCTAATCACATATTCAAGATCCATAGTTTTCCAAGGGACATTGTTTCTGACCGAGGGCCCCAGTTCGTTTCCAGATTCTGGAAGGAGTTTTGTAAGCTCATCTGAGCCAAAGCCAGCCTGACATTGGGATATCATCCGGAAGCTAATGGCCAGACCGAGCGGCTCAACCAGCAGCTGGAGACCGGCCTCTGGCGTCTTGTGTCACAGAACCCCGCTACATGGAGCAAACACCTGGTCTGGGTGGAGTATGCACACAACACACTCCCCACATCTGCCACAGGTTTCACCCCTTTCAAATGTGTGTTTGGCTACGAGCCCCCTCTCTTTACAGACAATGAGCCAGAGGTTTCAGTTCCTCTCTCAAGTTGGAGAGTTGACTCCTCTCTCAAACcatctgtcttctctgtccagaatgtgtACATCACTGTCCTCAAAAGAGTGTCCTTTTTCCTTGAGATGTAGGTGTACTACTGAGTCTTGACCTGAAGAGGTGGCTCTCCTATGTTTTGCCTACAGGCGGAGTCTCCCCAAGCCCCCAGCTCTCTCCACTCAGTCTGGACTCCTCACTTCTGGATTTCCATGGCAGGATGAAGagctttctcaatattggaataCAATTGACACCACGCCAAAATCACATATTTTTCCCCCCTAACATCCCATctcatccagcccctcccattccaccacgtCCATCATGTTGGAAACAACCCTCAAACAAAAATCTCCTCTCTGGTTGTGCTGCACCTTAAAGGTAAGTGGtgtcttgcagtttggggggtcTGCTAAAATTTGCTGCTGCTAAACAggtgtgacacaatacagaagataacattcctacctcagttatttgactgaattaatTTGACATGATAGAATCATGCCAAAAGGGggaattgttaaaattggctttgtttttagacattatgaattaaatagtctctgtacttttccacaatgacctaaagtgatccaggaatggggagacaaaacaattagcctgggaaaacaggtgcaagattcacacactcacattgtttggctgatccagagaatatgacgaagcatgttgaacctactcatttccaatcatactcggttgagtgtgagtccaacctatgagactataaatgcaaatgatacctggaaatcgaggctcagtctgacggatttcctgcgggagctctgttccactgagcccagtgctgatatgcttgacgtgtgactaccaataaacactttatttaacttgagattcctccggcttgttcttgagcttccaatgaaagaatcgatctaGCACCATCTGTCTTCTTTGTCCAGAATGTGTACATCACTGTCCTCAAAAGAGTGTCCTTTTTCCTTGATATGTAAGTGTACTACTGAGTCTTGACCTGAAGAGGTGGCTCTCCTATGTTTTGCCATGCACTTGTGAAGCTGTTGTTTGGTATCTCCTATATAGAGGTCCCCACACTCCTTGCTGCGCTGCACTGCATACACAACGGCACTCAGTTTATGTGTGGATATTTTGTCTTTTGGGTAAACCAGTCTCTGTCTGAGTGTGTTCTTGGGTTTGAAGTGCACTGGATTGTCATGTTTGGAGAAGATCCTTCTTAGTCTCACATAAGCTTCCTTGACAAGTAGATTCTTTGTTTCCCTTCTTACAATCAGCTTTTGTGCCGCATTTCCAGATCAGTCTATTGTGCAGGTGAACACCTAGAAGTCTTCCACCACCTTCACAAATTCTCCTAGGATATAATGTCATGGTTATACACTGGTTGTCTGTTTGTGGAGTCTTCTTTCCTGAGTTGTAGGTCAGGTTGGGTAGGACTCTGCATGTTTTCTCCTGGGTGGAGTCTGGGCCGTTGCTTCTGCTGCTGTACCTGCTTATCGTCAAGCCTTATCACTGGAGCTGCTGATAACGATCCCCAAACACACCGACCAAGACCACAACTGCCTTGCTAAAGAAACTGAAGGTAAAGGTGCTGGACTGGCCAAGCATgtctctaaccctaacccctattTTGCGTCTGTGGGGTATCCTCAAGTGAAAAGTTGAGGAGCGCAAGGTCTCTAACATCCACCAGCTCCGTTGGAGGAGTGGAAGAGATTCCAGTGGTAACCTGTGAAGCTTTAGTGAACTCCATGCCCAAGAGAGTTAAGGCAGTACACACAAAATATTGACACTTTGggcacaatttggacattttccCTTAGGGGGGTGCTCCCTTTTGTTGCCAGCATTTTAGACATTAATGGCTGTGTGCTTAGTTATTTTGAGGGGACAGAAAATTTACACTGTTATACAAGATGTACACTGACTACTTTGCATTGTATCAAAGTGTCATATCATCAGTGTCCCATGAAAAGATttaataaaatatttacaaaactgtgaggggtgtactcacttttgtgAAATACTGTAGATAAGATTTCCTAGGTACAAGAACAaggcaggatgtcttccacagcaATGGAACTTCCCTCTGACTCAAGCCAAGTTTGATAAGGGGCTGTAGAATCCTACAAAaaccaaaagtattcgctcattaGCCTTTACACACATTATGAATTTAAGTTACATctcattcttaatccatagggtttaatatgacattggcccaccctttgcagcaataacagcttcaactcttctttgcaagctttccacaaggtttgtgagaatttttgaccattattcttgaaggacatttgtgaggtcacactgatgttggacaagaAGGCCTGGCTCGGAGTTTCCAGtaatcccaaaggtgttctatcgggttgaggtcaggactctgtgcaggccagtcaagttcttccacaaagttgggagcatgaaattttCCAAattctcttggtatgctgaagcattcagagttcctttcactggaactaaggggcaaAGCCCAGCTTctgaacaacaaccccacaccacaatcccccctccaccaatgcagtcagacaagcatcgttcccctggcaaccgtcAAACacagactcgtccatcagattgAACGGTGTATAAGTGTAattcgtcactccagagaacacgtcttcactgctctagagtccagtggcagCGTGCTTCACACCCCTGCATCCGACACTTTGTATTGCACGTGGTTATGTCTGGCTTGGATGCAACTGCTCAGGAATGAAAACCAATTCCACAAAGCTCTCTATGCTCTGTTCTTGAGCAAATCTGTTGGCCACATGAAGTTTCACagctggacttgttgcacaagTGGCGTCCTATCACGGTACCATGCTGGAATTCATTGAGCTCCTGAGAgtgacccattctttcacaaatgtttgtagaagcagtctgaaTGTCTAGgcgcttgaatttatacacctgtggccatggaagtgattggaacacctgaatttaattatttggatgggtgagtgaatacttttggcaatatagtgtagtGAGAGTAGCTACTAGCTAATGACCTGAACACGGAAACTGAGGAAACTATGGGCGAAAATGTGAAACAAGAAGGCTACATGACTGAAAACAAGACAAGACTCAAACACCCAAATGAAAACCAATTACTAAATAACAAGAAagctgaaaagaaagaaaacacagaaaaactttAGGTTATTTACATAACCCCGGTTCTCTGAGTAATATGAGTGAGATGTCTCACTATGGGATGCACGCCCCCGCTGCAGAcctcagaagcatcaatctCATTACGCCAATCCTGATTGGCTGGTGAAACGTGTCCGTCCGCACCAGGTAGTCCCACCTACCTTAAATACCTCCTGCGGACGGCACCACGTCATTCAAGATAAGCACCTCTTCTCACTCGCCCAAGCAAGAAGGGTTGTCTGGTGAGACATCTCACTCATATTACTCAGAGAACCGGGGTTATGTAAATAACCTAAAGTTCTCTTTCATAATATTTCGCTCGATGTCTCACTATGGGATATGGTTGCTCCCGTATTGCCAGACAAGCTTATCCAGCGTCCACCAACCCATAGGGATAAGTACACTGTTCCAATCAGGACAGCAAAACCGCTCCAGCCACGCACGGAGCGGAGACGTCCAGCATATAGAAACGGACAAAAGTGAGAGGCGAGGACCAACTCGCTGCAGCACAAACGTCCTGAACAGTGACTCCCCTGAATAAGGCCCAGGATGCGGCCAAGCCCCGAGTCGAGTGCGCTCGCAGGCCCACAGGTGGCTGCAAACCCTGACTCGTATAAGCCAAAGCAATCGCCTCCACCACCCAGTGGGATAGACGCTGCTTTGTGACAGGTTTCCCCTTATGAGGGTTAGCCCAGGAGACGAACAGCTGATCGCTCCTCCTGAAACCCCTCGTCCTGTCCATATAAGTGCTCACTGCACGGACTGGACATAACGCATGCGACATCTGCTCACCCGGTGAGGCAGCAAAAGCCACAAGGTCAATAGGAGAACATGAGCCCACCACCTTAGGCACAAAGGCCGGGTTGggcttcaaaatcatcctcacaTCCCCCGGAAAGAGCTGAGCGCATGAGGGATGCACTGAGAGCGCATGGATGTCACTGACCCGTTTAGCCGAAGCCAAAGCCAGCAACAACACTGTCTTGAGAGACACGTGTTTCAAGTCTGCCCCCTCCAGTGGTTCAAAGGGAGGGCCCTTAAGCCCTTTCAGGACCACGGCCAGATCCCATGGTGGTACCAGCGGTCTGGACACGGGGAGAAGCCTGCGCGCTCCCTTCATAAAGCAGCAAACCAGCGGGTGCTGGCTCGCTGTTAGCTTCCCGAAACCCACGTGACAGGCGGCGATAGCCGCCAAGTACACTTTAACCGTGGAGAAAGCTTTTCCTTTGTCAATCAGGTCCTGCAAGAATGACAATATCACTCCTACTGGACACTGAAAAGGAATGTGGCCATTTCTGTGACACCACCCCTCAAACACTCTCCACTTACAGTCATACAGAGACCTAGTGGAGGAGGCTCGAGCGTTTTGTATAGTGGAAATCACCCGCTGTGAAAGACCCACAGCTGACAGATTTAGCCACTCAGGGGCCAGGCCCACAGTGCCAGGCGCTCTGGGTGCGGGTGGAAGACCGCTCCCCCCCCCTGTGATAGCAGGTCCCTGCGAAGCGGGAGCTGCCAGGGCTGAGCGCACATCAGCTGATATATCTCCGCTAACCAATGCATCGCAGGCCAATGCGGAGCTATCAAAATCAGTGCGTGGCCGTGCTCCCTCACTCTGGACAGAGTGGGGGGTATCAAGGCCAGGGGGGGGAATGCGTAAAGACGCTCGCGCGGCCAGGCGTGCGCTAGTGCGTCTACGCCGAGGGGAGCATCCATGCTGCGGAGAGAGTAAAACAGCGCGCACTGCGTGTTGTCTCTCGATGCGAACAGATCCACCACGGCCCGGCCGAAACGTGCCCATATCTGTTCCACAATCTCCGGGTGCAGAGTCCACTCCCCGTATACCGGCGCGCCCCTGGACAACAGGTCCGCACCCGTGTTCAGGACTCCCGGGACGTGCGTCGCTCTCAGGGAGAGGAGACGACCACAGCTCCACAGGATCAGTCTGCGTGCCAGCATATGCAACTGACGGGAGCGTAATCCCCCCTGACGGTTGATATACGCCACCGTAGTCGTATTGTCCGTCCTCACCAGGACATGGTGACCCATGAGAGACGGAAGGAAATGTTTCAGGGAGAGGAACACCGCTGAAAGTTCCAGAAAATTTATGTGAGAGCGCTGGAGATCCACACTCCAGCGGCCCCTCACAGACCGGCCCTCGTGAATTCCGCCCCAACCTGTCAGGCTGGCGTCCGTAGTGACCACTTTCCTGGACAGGACGGAACCCATGGGCACCCCGTGGGTCAGAAAGGACGGGACCCGCCAGTGGCGCAGTGCCCTGGCACACCCCGGTGTGACCAGCACTCTCCGTGCGCCATGACGCACGGGATCCAGCCCGCATGAGGCCACCCAGAGCTGGAATTCCCTCATGTGGAGCCGGCCAAGATGGACTACGAGTATGGCAGACGCCATCAGCCCGAGTAACCGCAGACATAATCTGAACTGAACAGATTTGCCTGGACGGAAGAGCGCGAGACATGCCCTGAAAGCTTTCACTCGGTCCCCCGAGAGACGCGCTGTGAAAGTCACCGAGTCCAGGGATAATCCCAGAAAGATTATGCCCTGTGCCGGGGACAGCATGCTCTTTTCCGCGTTTATCACGAAACCCAGATCGGATAGGTGTCGTATGAGAATACGCGTGTGCGCCCTGGCCTCCTGCTCCGATTGTGCCAACAGCAGCCAATCGTCCAGATATGTGGCCAAGCGGATGCCCTGCCGTCTCAGCGGGGCTATTGCCGCTTCCGTGCACTGCACAAACACCCTCGGGCTTAAGGACAGACCGAAAGGGAGCACGCGGTACTCGTAACAGATCCCCTGGAAAGCAAATCTCAGATACTTTCTGTGGGGAGGATATATCGGGATGTGGAAATACGCGTCTTTCAGATCGACAGAAGTGAACCAGTCGTTCTGTCTCACAAGACGCAGCAGGGATGCGTGTGTTAGCATCCTGAACTTGTATTTCCTGAGATATTTGTTCAGAGCACGTAGATCCAGGATAGGGCGAATTCCGCTCCCCCCCCGTTTGGGGACCAGAAAATACCTGGAGTAAAAACCGCTCTGACACTGTGCGGGAGGTACGACACAGATTGCTCCTTTGTTTAACAGTGAGAGGATTTCCTCCTGTAAAACACGAGCTGACTCTCCCTGAGCCTGGGAGTATATTATACCGGCGAATCGCGGGGGAACAGCGGCGAACTGCAGCCTGTAGCCCCTCGAGATCGTCTTTACCACCCAGGGTGAGGCTGCGAGAGCGGCCCATCGCTCCCATCTGGGGGAGAGAGTGGACACACACCGCAGCCCCTCCGCCGTGAGAGGCCCCAGCCGCGGTGCGACGGCGCCCTCTCCTGGCGGAACAGTGACATGACCCCCGGGTGACGCTGCGCGTTTCTGCCCGGGAGGACAGAGCAGCGGCCGGGCCCACACACCCCTCGCCCCGGGGAAAGCCGTGGCTTTTCGCCGAGGGGGGACAGCGGGCGTCACCACCACGCTGcttattttgatattttgtttGGCTTTTGTTAGCTGAGCCCTCGGCCTTCGGCCTGGATGCTGCAGCGggacacattttattttctttacagaaatgtgtgtgcttgtgcgtgCTTGTGGACATGAGAGAGGGGCAACTGCTGAACCCTCCGCCGTCAAATGTCCGTCTCCCCCGGTCTGCTCTGGCACGGTCCGTGGCAGCCGGGAGACGGGGGCGTGGTGGGCCTCCGGGAGCACGCTCAAAAGCCGAACAGGTGGAGCTGGTGAACGGGGAACATCCAGCTGCATCAccggtgaagagaggggcgatCAGGCcgctctcttc is a genomic window of Odontesthes bonariensis isolate fOdoBon6 chromosome 4, fOdoBon6.hap1, whole genome shotgun sequence containing:
- the LOC142379093 gene encoding uncharacterized protein LOC142379093 produces the protein MQLDVPRSPAPPVRLLSVLPEAHHAPVSRLPRTVPEQTGGDGHLTAEGSAVAPLSCPQARTSTHISVKKIKCVPLQHPGRRPRAQLTKAKQNIKISSVVVTPAVPPRRKATAFPGARGVWARPLLCPPGQKRAASPGGHVTVPPGEGAVAPRLGPLTAEGLRCVSTLSPRWERWAALAASPWVVKTISRGYRLQFAAVPPRFAGIIYSQAQGESARVLQEEILSLLNKGAICVVPPAQCQSGFYSRYFLVPKRGGSGIRPILDLRALNKYLRKYKFRMLTHASLLRLVRQNDWFTSVDLKDAYFHIPIYPPHRKYLRFAFQGICYEYRVLPFGLSLSPRVFVQCTEAAIAPLRRQGIRLATYLDDWLLLAQSEQEARAHTRILIRHLSDLGFVINAEKSMLSPAQGIIFLGLSLDSVTFTARLSGDRVKAFRACLALFRPGKSVQFRLCLRLLGLMASAILVVHLGRLHMREFQLWVASCGLDPVRHGARRVLVTPGCARALRHWRVPSFLTHGVPMGSVLSRKVVTTDASLTGWGGIHEGRSVRGRWSVDLQRSHINFLELSAVFLSLKHFLPSLMGHHVLVRTDNTTTVAYINRQGGLRSRQLHMLARRLILWSCGRLLSLRATHVPGVLNTGADLLSRGAPVYGEWTLHPEIVEQIWARFGRAVVDLFASRDNTQCALFYSLRSMDAPLGVDALAHAWPRERLYAFPPLALIPPTLSRVREHGHALILIAPHWPAMHWLAEIYQLMCAQPWQLPLRRDLLSQGGGAVFHPHPERLALWAWPLSG